From one Streptomyces sp. Q6 genomic stretch:
- a CDS encoding RelA/SpoT family protein: MSAEATNPATPGPITPGAHRRRARPRIDLRRLGRAALLGPAARDRLPDAIGHVVEAHRAHYPDADREPLRRAYVLAESSHRGQMRKSGEPYITHPLAVTLILAELGAETTTLTASLLHDTVEDTDVTLDQVREEFGEEVAYLVDGVTKLEKVDYGAAAEPETFRKMLVATGNDVRVMSIKLADRLHNMRTLGVMRQEKQERIAKVTRDVLIPLAERLGVQALKTELEDLVFAILHPEEYAETRTLMALNAARGDDPLAAIADEVRGVLREAGLSAEVLIRPRHFVSVHRVKRKRGELRGSDFGRLLVLVAEDADCYGVLGELHTCFTPVVAEFKDFIAVPKFNLYQSLHTAVARGDGEVAEVLIRTHQMHKVAEAGVVALGNPYTPSGEEHLDTVGERADPTRPGWLSRLLDWQQSAPDADTFWSTLREDLAQDREITVFRPDGGTIGLPAGASCVDAAYAQYGEDAHACIGARVNGRLATLSTVLSDGDTVQLLMAGSEGAAASEPSRDWLDHARTPAARIAIRRWLATHPEGPSDTGSAPRAPYSGPSARPAAANAVVDQPGASVRLAGCCTPVPPDEVTAFAIRGGVVTVHRVACSGVERMKGAGRAEIGVHWADAQSAEYRVTLLAESFSRPHLLADLTEAIALEGVAIISATVEPPAQGRVRHTYTLQLPDAAHLQGLMRAMRNVPGVYDVGRAQHATADAL; the protein is encoded by the coding sequence ATGAGTGCGGAGGCGACCAACCCCGCGACCCCGGGGCCGATCACGCCCGGAGCACACCGCCGGCGCGCCCGCCCACGGATCGATCTGCGGCGTCTGGGCCGCGCCGCGCTCCTCGGCCCCGCCGCCCGCGACCGGCTCCCCGACGCCATCGGCCACGTCGTGGAGGCCCACCGCGCCCACTACCCGGACGCCGACCGGGAACCCCTGCGCCGCGCCTATGTGCTCGCCGAGTCCTCGCACCGCGGCCAGATGCGCAAGAGCGGCGAGCCGTACATCACCCACCCGCTCGCGGTGACGCTGATCCTGGCCGAGCTGGGCGCGGAGACCACGACGCTGACCGCCTCCCTGCTCCACGACACCGTCGAGGACACGGACGTCACCCTCGACCAGGTGCGCGAGGAGTTCGGCGAGGAGGTCGCCTATCTCGTCGACGGCGTCACCAAACTGGAGAAGGTCGACTACGGAGCCGCCGCCGAGCCCGAGACCTTCCGCAAGATGCTGGTCGCCACCGGCAACGACGTGCGCGTCATGTCGATCAAGCTCGCGGACCGGCTGCACAACATGCGCACCCTCGGCGTCATGCGCCAGGAGAAACAGGAGCGCATCGCCAAGGTCACCCGAGACGTCCTCATCCCGCTCGCCGAGCGCCTCGGTGTCCAGGCCCTGAAGACCGAGCTGGAGGACCTGGTCTTCGCGATCCTGCACCCGGAGGAGTACGCGGAGACCCGGACGCTCATGGCGCTCAACGCGGCGCGCGGCGACGACCCGCTCGCCGCCATCGCCGACGAGGTGCGCGGCGTGCTGCGCGAGGCCGGACTGAGCGCCGAAGTCCTCATCAGGCCACGGCACTTCGTGTCCGTGCACCGCGTGAAGCGGAAACGCGGCGAGCTGCGCGGCTCCGACTTCGGCCGCCTGCTCGTCCTCGTTGCCGAGGACGCGGACTGCTACGGCGTCCTCGGCGAACTCCACACCTGCTTCACGCCGGTGGTCGCGGAGTTCAAGGACTTCATCGCCGTACCGAAGTTCAACCTGTACCAGTCGCTGCACACCGCCGTGGCCCGCGGCGACGGCGAGGTCGCCGAAGTCCTCATCCGTACGCACCAGATGCACAAGGTCGCCGAGGCCGGCGTCGTCGCCCTCGGCAACCCGTACACGCCCTCCGGCGAGGAGCACCTGGACACCGTCGGCGAGCGCGCCGACCCCACCCGGCCCGGCTGGCTCTCCCGGCTCCTCGACTGGCAGCAGTCCGCGCCCGACGCCGACACCTTCTGGTCGACGCTGCGCGAGGACCTCGCCCAGGACCGCGAGATCACCGTCTTCCGGCCCGACGGCGGCACCATCGGCCTGCCCGCGGGCGCCAGTTGCGTGGACGCCGCGTACGCGCAGTACGGCGAGGACGCGCACGCCTGCATCGGCGCGCGGGTCAACGGCCGCCTGGCGACGCTCAGTACGGTCCTCAGCGACGGCGACACGGTCCAACTGCTCATGGCGGGAAGCGAGGGCGCCGCCGCCTCCGAGCCGTCCCGCGACTGGCTCGACCACGCCCGTACGCCCGCCGCGCGCATCGCCATCCGCCGCTGGCTCGCCACGCATCCGGAAGGCCCGAGCGACACCGGGTCGGCGCCGCGGGCGCCCTACAGCGGCCCGTCCGCGCGGCCCGCCGCGGCCAACGCCGTGGTCGACCAGCCCGGAGCGTCCGTACGCCTCGCGGGCTGTTGTACGCCCGTACCGCCCGACGAGGTCACCGCCTTCGCCATCCGCGGCGGCGTCGTCACCGTCCACCGCGTCGCCTGCTCCGGAGTGGAGCGCATGAAGGGCGCCGGGCGCGCCGAGATCGGCGTGCACTGGGCGGACGCGCAGAGCGCCGAGTACCGCGTGACGCTCCTCGCCGAGTCCTTCAGCCGCCCGCACCTCCTCGCGGACCTCACCGAAGCCATAGCGCTCGAGGGCGTCGCCATCATCTCGGCGACCGTCGAACCGCCCGCCCAGGGCCGCGTCCGGCACACGTACACCCTCCAACTCCCGGACGCCGCCCACCTCCAGGGCCTGATGAGAGCGATGCGCAACGTGCCGGGGGTGTACGACGTGGGGCGCGCCCAGCACGCGACGGCCGACGCCCTGTAA
- a CDS encoding M1 family metallopeptidase — MAVVHAAQLTQPPQPLVRGARGPRAAALLAAGASVALLAAAAPQPAVPLGIGDRLFPHLGNPGYDVRSYDIAFTYRGDNSKPLDAVTKIDARATTWLDRVNLDFSHGTVRSVDVNGARADFATSAEDLIVTPPRSIAPGEPLHITVRHTSDPVPGKEEVGWVRTKDGLAMANQADAAHRVFPCNDHPADKAYFTFRVTAPKGYTAVANGLPVATSPTTRQGGATDWAYRTAHPMATELAQVSIGHSAVLHQKGPHGLPVRDVVPAGDVKALRPWLDKTPAQLAWMEQKVGRYPFENYGLLVARATTGFELETQTLSLFERELFLRPEYPEWYVESIMVHELAHQWFGDSVSPRTWSDLWLNEGHATWYEAQYAEEKARQPMKTRMREAYRASDAWRAAGGPPAAPRAPAHGEKISIFRPVVYDGSALVLYALRQEIGKDAFERLERRWVSTHRDSTATTEDFVALASRTAGRDLSDFFQAWLYGAKTPPMPGHPDWVSEKPQK; from the coding sequence ATAGCCGTAGTCCATGCCGCTCAGCTCACTCAGCCACCTCAGCCCCTCGTCCGCGGGGCGCGCGGGCCGCGCGCCGCCGCCCTGCTCGCCGCCGGTGCCTCCGTCGCCCTGCTCGCCGCCGCCGCGCCCCAGCCCGCCGTTCCGCTCGGCATCGGCGACCGGCTCTTCCCGCACCTCGGCAACCCCGGCTACGACGTGCGGTCGTACGACATCGCCTTCACCTACCGGGGCGACAACAGCAAGCCGCTCGACGCCGTCACCAAGATCGACGCTCGGGCGACCACCTGGCTCGACCGGGTCAACCTCGACTTCTCGCACGGCACCGTCCGCTCCGTGGACGTCAACGGCGCCCGCGCGGACTTCGCCACGAGCGCCGAGGACCTGATCGTCACGCCCCCGCGGTCGATCGCGCCCGGTGAGCCGCTGCACATCACCGTGCGGCACACCAGCGACCCCGTGCCCGGCAAGGAGGAGGTGGGGTGGGTGCGCACCAAGGACGGGCTCGCGATGGCGAACCAGGCCGACGCCGCGCACCGCGTGTTCCCCTGCAACGACCACCCCGCCGACAAGGCCTACTTCACCTTCCGCGTCACCGCGCCGAAGGGGTACACGGCCGTCGCCAACGGGCTTCCTGTAGCGACGTCGCCGACCACGCGACAAGGAGGAGCCACGGACTGGGCCTACCGCACCGCCCACCCCATGGCCACCGAACTCGCCCAGGTCTCCATCGGCCACTCCGCGGTCCTCCACCAGAAGGGACCGCACGGCCTGCCCGTACGCGATGTCGTTCCGGCCGGCGACGTCAAGGCGCTGCGCCCCTGGCTCGACAAGACGCCCGCGCAGCTCGCCTGGATGGAGCAGAAGGTCGGCCGCTACCCCTTCGAGAACTACGGGCTGCTCGTCGCCCGCGCCACCACCGGCTTCGAACTCGAGACGCAGACGCTCTCTCTCTTCGAGAGAGAGCTGTTCCTGCGCCCCGAGTACCCGGAGTGGTACGTCGAATCGATCATGGTCCATGAGCTGGCGCACCAGTGGTTCGGCGACAGCGTCAGCCCGCGTACCTGGTCCGACCTGTGGCTCAACGAAGGACACGCCACCTGGTACGAGGCCCAGTACGCCGAGGAGAAGGCGCGGCAGCCCATGAAGACGCGGATGCGGGAGGCCTACCGCGCCTCCGACGCCTGGCGCGCGGCCGGCGGACCGCCCGCGGCGCCCAGGGCTCCCGCCCACGGCGAGAAGATCAGCATCTTCCGGCCGGTCGTCTACGACGGCAGCGCGCTCGTCCTGTATGCGCTGCGCCAGGAGATCGGCAAGGACGCCTTCGAGCGGCTCGAACGGCGCTGGGTGAGCACGCACCGTGACTCCACCGCCACCACCGAGGACTTCGTCGCGCTCGCCTCCCGGACCGCCGGACGCGACCTGAGCGACTTCTTCCAGGCCTGGCTGTACGGGGCGAAGACCCCGCCGATGCCGGGGCACCCGGACTGGGTGAGCGAGAAGCCGCAGAAGTAG
- the hflX gene encoding GTPase HflX has protein sequence MTSSSSPSQDAQSFAQNNPEGLRADALMEEDVAWSHEIDGERDGDQLDRSERAALRRVAGLSTELEDVTEVEYRQLRLERVVLVGVWTSGTVHDAENSLAELAALAETAGALVLDGVIQRRDKPDAATYIGSGKAMELRDIVLETGADTVVCDGELSPGQLIHLEDVVKVKVVDRTALILDIFAQHAKSREGKAQVALAQMQYMLPRLRGWGQSLSRQMGGGGSSGSGGGMATRGPGETKIETDRRRIREKMAKMRREIAEMKTGREIKRQERKRNKVPSVAIAGYTNAGKSSLLNRLTGAGVLVENSLFATLDPTVRRAETPSGRLYTLADTVGFVRHLPHHLVEAFRSTMEEVGESDLILHVVDGSHPAPEEQLAAVREVIRDVGATEVPEIVVINKADAADPLVLQRLLRVEKHSIAVSARSGQGIEELLALIDAELPRPSVEIEALVPYTHGQLVARAHSDGEVISEEHTPEGTLLKARVHEELAAEFAPYVPAVVTA, from the coding sequence ATGACCTCCTCTTCTTCCCCTTCCCAGGACGCGCAGAGCTTCGCGCAGAACAACCCCGAAGGTCTTCGGGCCGATGCCCTGATGGAAGAGGACGTCGCCTGGAGCCACGAGATCGACGGAGAGCGGGACGGCGACCAGCTCGACCGCTCCGAGCGCGCGGCCCTGCGCCGCGTCGCCGGCCTCTCCACCGAGCTCGAGGACGTCACCGAGGTCGAGTACCGACAGCTCCGCCTGGAGCGCGTCGTCCTCGTCGGCGTCTGGACGTCGGGAACGGTCCACGACGCGGAGAACTCCCTCGCGGAGCTGGCCGCCCTCGCCGAGACCGCGGGCGCGCTCGTGCTCGACGGTGTCATCCAGCGCCGGGACAAGCCCGACGCCGCGACGTACATCGGCTCGGGCAAGGCCATGGAGCTGCGCGACATCGTCCTCGAGACCGGGGCCGACACCGTCGTCTGCGACGGTGAGCTCAGCCCCGGCCAGCTCATCCACCTCGAAGACGTCGTCAAGGTCAAGGTGGTCGACCGGACCGCCCTGATCCTCGACATCTTCGCCCAGCACGCCAAGTCCCGAGAGGGCAAGGCGCAGGTCGCGCTCGCGCAGATGCAGTACATGCTGCCGCGTCTGCGTGGTTGGGGTCAGTCGCTCTCCCGGCAGATGGGTGGCGGTGGCTCCTCCGGCTCCGGCGGTGGCATGGCCACCCGTGGCCCCGGTGAGACCAAGATCGAGACGGACCGGCGACGGATCCGCGAGAAGATGGCGAAGATGCGCCGGGAGATCGCGGAGATGAAGACGGGCCGCGAGATCAAGCGCCAGGAGCGCAAGCGCAACAAGGTGCCGTCGGTCGCCATCGCCGGCTACACGAACGCGGGCAAGTCCTCGCTGCTCAACCGCCTCACGGGCGCGGGCGTCCTGGTGGAGAACTCCCTGTTCGCCACCCTCGACCCGACCGTGCGCCGGGCCGAGACGCCGAGCGGCCGGCTGTACACGCTGGCCGACACCGTCGGTTTCGTACGGCACCTGCCCCACCACCTCGTCGAGGCGTTCCGCTCCACGATGGAGGAGGTCGGCGAGTCCGACCTGATCCTGCACGTGGTCGACGGTTCGCACCCGGCGCCGGAGGAGCAGCTCGCCGCCGTGCGCGAGGTCATCAGGGACGTCGGCGCCACCGAGGTCCCCGAGATCGTCGTGATCAACAAGGCGGACGCGGCCGACCCGCTGGTCCTCCAGCGGCTGCTGCGCGTCGAGAAGCACTCGATCGCCGTCTCGGCCCGCTCGGGCCAGGGCATCGAGGAGCTGCTCGCGCTCATCGACGCCGAACTGCCGCGGCCCTCGGTCGAGATCGAGGCCCTGGTGCCGTACACGCACGGCCAGTTGGTCGCGCGGGCGCACTCCGACGGCGAGGTGATCTCCGAGGAGCACACCCCGGAAGGCACGCTCCTGAAGGCCCGCGTCCACGAGGAACTGGCGGCCGAGTTCGCGCCGTACGTCCCCGCGGTGGTCACGGCCTGA